A part of Myxococcales bacterium genomic DNA contains:
- the aroB gene encoding 3-dehydroquinate synthase gives MIANNIILCGFMACGKSRVGAMLAQKLGLALYDLDSLIEQEQQQSIKEIFARKGELYFRSLELQMLKKLANLKNSIIVCGGGTPTFFESLTILQALGELFFLDASFALISKRLKKSTKRPLGMHNSQEENLRLKNLYTFRRPLYMNFSHTIDVNHEDKEQTCLEIIDRYDSLKKISHLKTIKVQSTQRNYPIFIREKSIEKINEIIMALGFRNYKKIIVSSDNLAITLKSSIDQINKNDDAAIITIRDGEENKNFTSIHHIHEQMFKQKCNRSTIILAVGGGNVGDVAGFAAATFMRGIPIIQIPSTLLAMVDSSVGGKTGIDTKFGKNLVGAFHNPHAVIIDSTILKTLPSEEYSCGMAEIIKHAIIGDAQLFEDLAAAPIESSLLIERAVRVKTEIVFADPTEQNIRACLNLGHTFAHALEKITDYRLKHGQAVAIGLVLATQLSYNLGFLKSDFRPELLTLLEKYHLPSALPKNIDKGELILAMSHDKKRDHQGLKFILPHALGDVRQHYVDEQRVAQLLS, from the coding sequence ATGATAGCTAATAACATAATACTTTGTGGTTTTATGGCCTGTGGCAAATCGCGCGTTGGCGCTATGTTGGCACAAAAGCTTGGCTTAGCGCTCTATGATCTCGATAGCTTGATAGAGCAGGAACAGCAGCAAAGCATCAAAGAAATTTTCGCCCGAAAAGGCGAGCTTTATTTTCGTTCTTTAGAACTTCAAATGCTTAAAAAACTCGCCAACTTAAAAAATTCTATTATCGTGTGTGGCGGCGGCACCCCAACTTTTTTTGAAAGCCTTACTATCTTACAAGCTTTAGGCGAATTATTCTTTCTTGATGCATCTTTTGCGCTGATTTCAAAAAGGCTGAAAAAATCAACCAAGCGGCCCTTAGGAATGCACAACTCTCAAGAAGAAAACCTGCGCCTTAAAAATCTTTATACATTCAGACGCCCGCTGTATATGAACTTTTCTCACACGATTGACGTGAATCATGAAGACAAGGAACAGACTTGTTTAGAAATTATCGATCGATACGACTCGTTAAAAAAAATTTCTCACCTAAAAACTATCAAAGTTCAAAGCACGCAGAGAAATTACCCGATTTTTATCAGAGAAAAATCAATAGAAAAAATCAACGAAATAATAATGGCTTTGGGTTTTAGAAATTACAAAAAAATTATTGTTAGCAGCGATAATCTTGCCATCACATTAAAAAGCTCTATCGACCAGATAAATAAAAATGATGATGCCGCCATCATCACTATTAGAGACGGTGAAGAAAATAAAAATTTTACAAGTATCCACCATATTCATGAGCAAATGTTCAAGCAAAAATGCAATCGCTCAACAATAATTTTAGCCGTGGGTGGAGGTAATGTTGGTGATGTAGCAGGCTTTGCTGCGGCTACTTTTATGCGAGGAATTCCCATCATTCAAATACCCTCTACATTATTAGCTATGGTCGATTCATCAGTAGGCGGTAAAACTGGTATTGATACCAAGTTCGGTAAAAACCTGGTGGGTGCTTTTCACAATCCTCATGCAGTTATCATTGATAGTACTATCCTTAAGACTTTGCCTAGCGAAGAATATTCATGCGGTATGGCTGAAATAATTAAACACGCCATTATTGGTGATGCTCAACTATTTGAAGATTTGGCTGCTGCCCCAATAGAGTCAAGCTTGCTTATTGAAAGAGCAGTGCGCGTTAAAACTGAAATTGTATTTGCCGATCCCACCGAACAAAATATTCGCGCTTGCTTAAACTTAGGTCACACCTTTGCCCATGCTCTTGAAAAAATCACCGACTATCGGCTAAAGCATGGCCAGGCAGTAGCAATAGGACTCGTTTTAGCAACTCAACTTTCATACAATTTAGGTTTTCTAAAAAGTGACTTCCGTCCAGAGTTGCTCACGCTCTTAGAAAAATATCACTTGCCATCAGCGCTTCCTAAAAATATCGATAAAGGGGAGCTTATCTTGGCAATGTCCCACGATAAAAAACGAGATCATCAAGGATTAAAATTTATTCTTCCTCACGCATTAGGCGATGTAAGGCAGCATTACGTCGATGAGCAAAGAGTTGCCCAGCTATTGAGCTAA
- a CDS encoding ATP-binding cassette domain-containing protein, whose translation MHTITIANLDIVFGPSPPQALALMDQGVDRKQIKNQTSNTIALQGVNLFVDQGEIFVIMGESEAGKSTLLRAINGLISLTRGAVNICVHNPQPKHFSIAGAEPKLLRLIRTQYISMVLQKSALFQWKNILENVSLGLEIAGVKKSEREQRAYETLKLLGLSDYYLHYPKDLSSSMQQRVNLARALATNAPILLMDEPFFSLEPLLKCQLQQELLHMKKYLKKTIIFVTNDLSEAFKIASRIAIMHEGKMIQVDRPQELLSHPKNKYVREFLQHADHTQLLRAHTIMTNMNELQTNSDHSAVFLDDGGTFRCLLDNQGRPRRSICGDIEGRIIPWTLFQCGTFSENDIILGHEYLSIKELISAMGRTKRPMIIQDKSGKMIGAITSDSIIRALANK comes from the coding sequence ATGCACACCATTACCATAGCTAACCTTGATATTGTATTTGGACCATCACCGCCTCAGGCCCTCGCCCTCATGGATCAAGGTGTTGATCGCAAACAAATAAAAAACCAAACATCCAATACCATCGCATTACAGGGTGTAAATTTATTCGTCGATCAAGGTGAGATTTTTGTCATCATGGGGGAGTCTGAAGCGGGCAAATCAACACTTTTGCGAGCAATAAACGGATTAATTTCTCTCACCAGAGGCGCTGTTAATATTTGTGTTCATAATCCACAGCCAAAGCATTTTTCAATAGCTGGCGCTGAACCCAAGTTGTTGCGCCTCATCCGAACTCAATATATTTCTATGGTGTTACAAAAATCGGCTCTTTTTCAGTGGAAAAACATTTTAGAAAATGTCAGTTTGGGTTTGGAAATTGCTGGTGTTAAAAAATCTGAACGAGAACAAAGGGCTTACGAAACACTCAAATTACTTGGCTTGAGTGATTACTATCTCCACTACCCCAAAGATTTATCGAGCAGCATGCAACAACGGGTCAATCTAGCTCGAGCCCTTGCAACCAACGCTCCTATACTATTGATGGATGAACCATTTTTTAGTTTGGAGCCACTGTTAAAATGCCAGTTGCAACAAGAGCTGTTGCACATGAAAAAATATCTCAAAAAAACTATTATTTTTGTCACCAATGATCTAAGCGAAGCTTTTAAAATTGCTTCACGCATTGCCATTATGCATGAGGGGAAAATGATTCAAGTGGATCGCCCACAAGAACTATTATCCCATCCCAAAAATAAATATGTCCGAGAATTTTTACAGCATGCAGATCACACCCAACTTCTGCGCGCCCACACGATCATGACCAACATGAATGAACTTCAAACAAATAGCGATCATAGTGCTGTATTTCTTGATGATGGCGGTACATTTCGTTGTCTACTGGATAATCAGGGACGACCTCGACGCTCAATCTGTGGTGATATTGAGGGGCGAATTATTCCCTGGACCCTTTTCCAGTGTGGCACCTTTAGTGAAAATGATATTATTTTAGGTCACGAATATTTAAGCATTAAAGAACTCATCAGTGCTATGGGGCGTACTAAAAGACCGATGATCATTCAGGATAAATCAGGAAAAATGATAGGAGCTATTACCAGCGACTCCATCATTAGAGCTTTGGCCAATAAATAA
- a CDS encoding IS6 family transposase: MRKHTSSDFKWRHYQGEAILLCVRWYLRYRVSYRDLEEMMKERGLNADHTTIYRWVQHYAPEIQKRASYFLKSPNDSWKLDETYVKVKGKWLYLYRAIDSWGQTIDFYLSKTRNQKAAKLFLGKLSRLRRSAEPRTLTVDRHPSYPAALSQLQSEGKYLNVELRQSKYLNNIIEQDHRRIKWKTRHSMGYFSYKTAFNTIRGIETMHMLFKGQLYHLIDKSSLSIKKFINRQFGLSDPILEM; the protein is encoded by the coding sequence ATGAGAAAACACACTTCATCAGATTTTAAATGGCGGCATTATCAAGGCGAAGCAATCCTTCTTTGCGTACGTTGGTACCTTCGTTACAGGGTCAGTTATCGTGACCTAGAAGAGATGATGAAAGAGCGTGGTCTAAATGCCGATCATACAACAATCTACCGATGGGTTCAGCACTATGCTCCAGAGATACAAAAGCGCGCCAGCTACTTTTTGAAATCACCAAATGATTCTTGGAAGCTTGATGAAACCTACGTCAAAGTAAAGGGAAAGTGGCTCTATCTCTATAGGGCTATCGATTCATGGGGACAGACTATTGATTTTTATCTTAGCAAAACCCGAAATCAAAAAGCTGCCAAGCTATTTTTAGGCAAGTTATCAAGGCTACGCAGGAGCGCTGAACCACGGACTTTAACTGTTGATCGCCACCCATCATATCCGGCTGCCTTATCTCAACTTCAAAGTGAAGGTAAGTATCTCAATGTGGAACTTAGGCAAAGCAAATATTTAAATAATATTATAGAGCAGGATCACAGGAGGATAAAATGGAAAACACGGCATAGCATGGGCTATTTCTCTTACAAGACAGCCTTCAACACAATTCGCGGAATTGAAACAATGCATATGCTATTCAAAGGTCAGCTCTACCACTTAATAGATAAAAGTTCACTATCAATTAAAAAGTTCATCAACAGACAATTTGGACTGAGTGACCCAATTCTTGAAATGTAA